taaatataaagaattattattattagatatagGAAGGGGTGGGAAGGAGTAAATTCCTTTCGggacactgtaaataaaaaaggaatgtcAGTAAATCTGGTATGAAATACGCAACAAAATGTAACAGCTTTTTTCCAGCGTAAAGTGGCATCTTAAAAAGGAGACTTGgaaagcaaaccaagtggtgtctctgtggctaaggatctgtactGGTATGTGGAAGGTTGCTGATTCCAATCCTGTTACTTCCTGATAGGATCCTACTccattaggcccttgagcaagtctTTTAACCTGACAATTGGTCCAGGGGTGCCACACAGTGGCTGACCCTCATAGGGcaagcaaaaagacaatttcctctcagggattaacaaaaataaaaaaatgtcaaataattagaaataaattcAAGCTGAACTCGTTTCCTTGCATGAGGATGTCACATCCACTGAACTGGGACATCAGCACTCCTGATCGCCATTAACCTTCCACTCATGGAGGCAGACGACACAACCTTAAACTAATTTATCCTAAAAGTCAACGTCTCAGAGGATCTGACAGGTAAAATGGCTCAGCTGGGAAatgtgagagaaaataaaaaaaatattttccatctGGAATAAATTAGAGGCTCTGTTTTCTCCCTCACAAGGGTTCCAGATCTTTTGAGACCATCACATGGATCCTGATGgaagaacatttttaaacatcAACACTGTAAACAAAATCAAATCAACGAACGCCAGCGTGAGGACTGGATACTTAAGAACGAACATTAAAGAAGAAGAGCGTAGCTACAGATACTAAGCAAAGGTAATGTCTTCCACTTATTATAACACAGCATGAAGTGAATAGTCAGAGAGGAGAGCCAATATTCAAAATTGACACAGGGAAAATGTCCTTTTCTCAAATATaactgcttattctaaaatgttattaattagatgtttccatatttaaaaaaaaagttttgagcagATCCgctaagtgagaatttaatttctttccaatttcaaatggcacagaacatcagttacccactgacttatataaataattattaaacccagctaatatctttatatattatattgtatgaTGACTGTCAATTCACAGCCTAAACCACTGGAGCAGACCAGAAAAATGGAGGTGGCAGACGTGACAATCGAACAGTTAGATACCTTTTGTGACGTAAACACCCACTAAGAagggattttttaaaattcaaccTCGGAGTGGTTGAAAAGGGGGGTTAAACTTTATTAAAGTGACACCAGTATATCAGAAACTACTTAACTGAGAAACACAAAAATTGTTAAACAGACACTAGAATACAGAGAGTTTTCAAAATTCAACCCCTGCAGGAGTGATACAGGGTTTGTaagtttgtatggaaaaaaaattgaaaataggaCTTTGGTCTGCAAACTTGATAAATATGTtctacaaaagaaataaataaacatgtatttCGGTttttcataattcaacccctgagGGGGTGAAAAGGAgggttaaaattttttaaaataacacccGTATATCAGAAACTACTTGACTGAGATATGCAAGAATTAGTATACAGACTCttcaatacagtacataaaaataaacatgtattttaatctactctctctctctatatataaaatcctaagccttaaagtgcaatgattttgtgtgtctcacacttcaaatcgggcttattttaaaacctacatataaatatatatatatatgttttcgaATTTTAATCTGATGTTCGACTTTCAGattctttttccgtttttaaattataaatggaaaaatattaagtACTCgtatcccgcgagacgagactttgtgccaaaagacttaaccacacccagggccgcaaataaaagacaaagagtaggacagctgttgtacagcctTTTAAATATTCGAAGCGccacgtgagatgcagatcacatggcacggcagcagctgatcaagcaaagaggaggtaaaaaaaaaaactatatttgtttcccattgtatcaccgtttaagagggggtttcagaggagcgaccgcgtctcttTGGGGTTTGTTTGTTGAGACTGAAGTTgaatagctactattttttcaagaattttggaaatgaagggcaGATTAGAAATAGGGCAAAGATTACTGAAGTTCGtcggatcggcaccaggttttttcagtgttaGGGTTatggcagcagttttgaaagatgaaggaacagtaccagtagtgagagaagagtggattataacAGAAataagggggaccagagaggAGAAACAGGCTTTGACCAGGgttccagttgacaggtggatggcttagacttacagacgagatttgagatttctgagaaagtaggaagctgaaaagaggaaaatggatgtgttggtgggtgaaattcaaatgaagtactggaggaatccgtacAGAGAGACGGGTGTGTCTTCTGgactttttcattaaaaaaggtcataagggaattgcaaaaatcagctgaataaaggtgagaaggtaaagaaacattttgctttgtatttcGACATGCCACATGCATACACAACCAGCCAAAAAAAAGATGGGCAAGTGTATTTTCATTGGAAAAACAGTGACTAACACATCACTTctgctatttattttaattactatATACTGTTATctaagctgcggtgggctggcgccctgcccggggtttgtttgctgcctggcaccctgtgttggctgggattggctccagcagacccctgtgaccctgtagttaggatgtagcgggttggataacggatggatggctGTTATGTAAGGCAACTAACACAATTTGAGATGCAGcgggtttcatttcttttgcttaCCAATTGGAGCAGTGACAGGTGATGTGACTTGCTTGGTGTCACCCAGAcatgtcagtagcaggatctgaactcacaacccaaagccttaaccactacaccacactgcctgccagagATATGGTCGACTGCACTAATCTATAACTTTCACAAACATTACCAGCGTTAGCATGATAATGATGTGGAAACATTTTTTAGCATGCTGCCAGATACCTGAACAATTCCAAATCATTTTTCCTCTTCCTGCACTCTGGATGGGTAAGGGAAGTGTTATCTGATCTGACAAAGTGATCTGCTTAATTCTTACTGTATGTTTTGTGAACCTCCAAGTCCAGGAGAGTAATGCAAAAAATTAATTGATAAGGTTGACCAACAAACCAAGTACTTCACTACCagattctttctcttcttttcattgttttctagCTAAACTGGGGAGCCTGTAAAGATGTCCAACGCCAGTGTCCTGGTCTCTGAGTTTGTTCTGCATTGTGCAATTGAAAAGGACAAGATGACCTTTACCATTGTTGCCCTGGTTCTTATCTATCTGGTAACGCTCTTTGGAAATCTGATGGTAATAACAGTCGTGATAATAAACCCTCATCTTCACAACCCCATGTTCGTCTACATTGGCACCTTAGCAGTGATCGATGTGGTGAACAGCACCAACCTCATCCCTCGAATGCTGGCTGTTCTGGCGTTCAACGCCACCAGTGTCCCTTATGGGCCCTGTTTGCTCCAGCTCTCAATGGTGTACTACCTTTCACTGGCTGAGAGCTTTCTTTTATCCGTTATGGCATGTGACCGCTATGTAGCTGTTGTGTACCCCCTACAATACCCTTCCATTGTTACGAATAAGATGGTCTGCTTCAGCATCTTACTAGTGAATATATTAGCAGCTGCTGTCCTCACCCCCTACTTGGTGTTTGCTAGAGAACTTTCATTTTGTCGCACCAACATCCTACCTTACTGTTTCTGTGATTTTGTTACAATGATTCATATTTCTTGTACCGAAGACCCCAGGCACCTCACTCTTTTGTCCAGCACAACAATAGTCACTGGTTTCGGAGGATTAGGACTCTGTATCCTTTCTTACGGCAGAATTATTGTGGCTGCCCTGAAGATCAATTCGGCAGATGGGAAGAGGAAAGCTTTCAGCACATCTTTAACACACCTTCTGGTGGTCTCTCTTTTCTATTTGCCTCTGATCATTTCGTACACGTTGCCAGGATTTGGAGTGCAGCTGTCTGCTGAAGCTTACAATGTGCTGGTCATCATAGCCATTATGGTGCCCCCCATGATGAATCCTATCATCTACAGCTTCAGGAACAAGGAGATCAAGGGGAGCATTTACAGACTGTACACGGGAAAACGAACAAACCCAGTCAGCCAGTAATGACTTTGTCAAAcgtttcttttcattctttaccAGGTTAGAACACTTTACTTTAGAAAGAgagaataaatacatacaatggaaTCACATGTTTCATAATAAAGGACAGGATGAACAAATGAAGAGGTATAATTAGCAGAGTTTCTTTCGTAGACTCTTTAGTATTGAATACGGCAACGAAAATTGGCCAGTAAGGTCATCAGGCGTCACATCTTTCAATTAAGTCGCCATAGATGAGTAAACATTGACTGACCCATTGAGATACTTGGAAATTGTGTGTTCACAAAAGCTGTGAATACCTTGTTGAATCTAGAGAACACAGTGGCCATTTTAATAATTCTTAATGATAGGAATCCTACAACGTACTAACTCATCTCAAGATGAGTCTTAGGCGTCCTCTGTGTCATCATGCCCACCTCACACAAATTCAGATCTCACCAATCTAAAAGACATCTCACTTCAGCTATGGGATGTTTTTACTGAAAATTGGCCAATGATTCCTTTTTGGTGGGCATGAAGGTTTATTCATAGACCTGTTCAGGTTTACTATTCAGGACCGTAGTGGATGGGGAAATAGATTGAGTTTATTGGGTTGCAGTAACTTTCATTCTTGATCAGTTTTGTGACTGTTGGGGAGTTTGTTTCTCTTATTTCAATATGGATGGGGGTTGCCTCTTTAATCAATACTACCATTCTGTTCTTGTATTTATATTAACTGCATTGTTTGGTCTTacttgcaaataaataaattaatacacaaataaaatcataaatacatTCCCTGTTTCCCTTTCTCTTGGCAGAGTTACTGGGTCCTTGATAAACCTTTTTGTAAGGGTTAAGTTATTTAGCTCGGGGTCTTGTTTACGAGTTAGAGAAGAAGGGAGCATAGAGATCGACAGGTGGGTCAAAACCAGTGTCTGCAGTTATATGGATGTTGTACCGGTCAGTCGCAGTGAAGAGGGAGTTGAGCCAAGAGATGATTTTTTTGATTTACCATTCAATCTATGTTCCCACCATCATACCCTATAGTCATTAACTTTATATACTAACCGAAAGAACTAGATTACagatacaagtggcagaaatgagtaTCCTTCACAGGGCGAGGAGCTCATGGTAGAGCCGCTGGTCTTCTACAACTAAAGGAGTCAGTAGAGGAGGTTCAGGCCTCCTGGTCATCTCCCTGTAGAGGTGTTTTGGGATTAGGTTGTGGGTCAAACCCTTGCAATCTATGCAAAGGTGTTCAAACATTCTCTTTTTCTTCCACCCCCTGAAAATCCTCTTTTGGGGTTACCATGGTAGTCAACTGGTTGCGGACATTGTACCAGTCAGTCGCAATGAAGATGGAGCCAAGCCAAGAGGTGAAGCTTTTGATTTACTGGTTGATCTACATTCCCACCATCATAACCTATAGTCATTAACTTTATATAGTAACCCGAAAGAACTAAATCACagatacaagtggcagaaatgagtaTCCTTTACAGGGTAAGGAGCACAGATATTCGGGAGGAGCTcatggtagagctgctgctcatCTACAACTAAAGGAGTCAGTAGAGGAGGTTCGGGCCTCCTGGTCATTTCCCTGTGGAGGTGTTTCGGGATTAGCTCTTGGGTCAAACCCTTACAGTTTATGCAAAGGTGTCCAAACATTCCCTTTGTCTGCCACCTACTGAAAATCCTATGTTGGGGTTACCATGGTAGCCAACTGGTTGTGGATGTTGTACCGGTCAATCgcggtgaagagagagctgagccaagaGGTAAAGCTCTTGATTTACAGGTTGATCTACAGTATGTTCCCACCATCATAACCTATACTCATGAACTTTATATTGTAACTGAAAGAACTTGGTCACagatacaagtggcagaaatgagtaTCCTTCACAGGGTGAAGATCTCATGGTAGAGTGGACTTCTACAACTAAAGGACTCAGTAGCGGTTTGGGTCAAACCCTTGCAGTCTACGCAATGGAGTCCAAACATACCCTTTGTCTGCCACCTATTGCAAATCCTCTTTTGGGGGGTTACCATAGTAGTCAAGTGGCCTGGGTTGTGCCTTGGTAACCCCAAAAGAGGATTTTCAATAGGTGGCAGACAAAGGGTATGTTTGAAAACCTTTGTATAGAATGCTGCATCTGTTATCCAGACCAGATAAATGGTAAAAGACAGAAAGATAGCTACATGGGCTACCCTCAGTAACAGACATTGCTAAATCaattttttcttcttccatcatTTGTCCTCACTGCTGAATCAATGAGACAACCTGAATAAATCACCTGAGCCTCCTGGGCGTTATCTGTATAAGTGATGTCGATTTACATGGAAGCTTACTGTTTACCAAACATGgaattgtattaaataaaaaacatttctttttgtgaAGCATACTCAACTGGTTGGTTACCAGTTTATAGCTTGTCATTGAATGCACTACCCTCATATGATGTCACAGGATGGATACAAGGGGCAGAAAAATGTACCGTGCTGGATCTTATGTGTTAGGCCTGAAGACATGTTATATGACCCAGAAGCAAAGTCTGATGAACCTAGAGCATCAACGTTAACAAAGCTCACTGACAACTAGTACGTTTAAggcaaaaacagaagtcagtcaCACAGCAGATTGTAGGAACATTGTAAAAAGccagagaaggatttaggagtcatagtggactctaagctatcgacttcctcacagtgttcagaagccattaagaaggcaaacagaatgttaggttatatagcgccttgatgtgtggggtacaagtcacaggaggttctgctcaagctttataacacaatgGTGAAGTCTCATcgggagtactgggtgcagttttggtctccaggctacaaaaaagacatagcagcacccgagaaaggtcaagagaagagcaactagactgattcaggggctacaggggatgaattatgagggaagattaaaagagatgagcctttacagtttaagcacaagaagattaagaggtgacatgattgaagtgtttaaaattatgagaaTTATTACAGTGGTTCGGGactatgactttaaaatgagctcatcaagaacacggtgacacagttggaaacttgctaagggttaatttcgcacaaacattaggacgttttttttttacacacaggacgaaagacacatggaataagagaccaagtagtgcagtagacagtaggaatttaggaactttcaaaactcgacttgatgtgtttctggaagaaataagtggatgggactggtgagctttattgggctgaatggcctgttctcgtctagagtgttctaatgtttacTTGACTTAGTAGTTAATTCCAGAATAAACTGAGACTGCATCATATGACCAGTTCCATCAATAAGGTTTTGGCTGAAGTTTTACAGCCGGTTGTCCTTCCTGGCATTAACCCTGTCTATTTACCTGGGAACAGTGTGATTatacccatttataaggagaagggatatattcaggattgtggaaataAAATACGATAAGCCAGATGaaccacacacaatgaaaatttagGAAAGGCTTAGcagactaagcaggtttaattcaCTGAGCCAATCACATTAGGACATGCCTTTAAGTCTAGGGATGTACGTGATTGCTCTCCTCTgcgcagcttcaagtgctgctgtgtctttttgtaGTGTGGCGTCCAGAACTATTCCAAATGTGTtcttactagtgcattacatAGTATGAGGATAAATTTCCTAGATTTATATTCAACCGTTTTCAcgacataacctaacattttaggtttaggtttacCATTTTAGAATGTAAGGAGATAGACAAATTTGTTTGTACCCTTCCACAacaaaagaagaacccacaaatGACAAAAGGAATTGGtccccatcattgtttattccatattcAATAGAAACCAGACCTTAGCTTtcgagttttgattcaacagaatattgcAGATAAGAACACAAATGGAAATggcttggagaaaaaaatgatgggacccttaatcCCATATTTTGCTACACAATCTTTAGAGGTTTCAGTCCCTGCACACAAGTGATTCCCTGGAGTTCTTCATTAACTTCTCTGTCACCTGTCCCCAGGTTctttggcccactcttcctgggcaaactgctccagctggtTTAGATTTAAAGGGGGCTTCTctagactgcatgtttcagttctttccatagatgttccaTATAATTCAAATCAGGTCTCCAAGAAGGCCACTtgagaatagtccaatgttttcttcTTTGCCAGTCTTGGGTCTTTTTAggtgtttgttttcagttttatcgTGTTGGAAGATtcatgacctgtgactgagacagagctttctgacactgggcaggacATTTCACTGCAGAATGTCTTCATagtcattgttccctgcacatactcaaggcaccccatgccagatgcagcaaagcagtctCAAAACATCACCGAGACTTCTCCATGTTTCACAGCAGgcctggtgttcttttctttgaaagcttcattttttatgTGTGAACAtaaagctgatgtgacttgccaaaagcTCCAGTTTGGACTCATCTCTCAAAAGGATGTTCTCCGAGAAGCATTGTGGCTCATCaaaatgcattttagcaaattccagtctggcttttttgtgtttttctttcaacagtggagtcttctgggtcttcttccattgagtccAATGCCCCTCAAAAAGGGACATATGGTGTGATCAAACACTGATGGGCCTTGACCTTGGAGTTTAGTTTGTATccctttggaagttgtccttgggtTTTtatctaccattctcactatccttctgtcCATTCTGGGGATGATTTTCCTCTTGTGTCCACATCCAAGGAGGTTGGCTTCCTTCCCCTAGACTTTAAACTTCTTAAttttgtcacaggaacatcaagctacCTGGAGATGGTCTTGTAGCCTTTGCCTTTCACATGCTTGTCTGTCATATTCTTTCTGacctcctcagacaactctctgcTTTGCTTTCagtggtccatgttcagtgtgggacacacaacACTAAATGGAAGAGTGACAACTCCTCGCCATTTAAATCTGCTGAATAACTGATTGCACGATCGGAGACAAATTTATGATACGAATTCAAGAAATAgcaagtttgaaaaatcactgaaATACAATTATTTAGGGATTTTCTCTTAGGGGTCCAGGTCATTTTTGTAGAATAGGCAACAtttgatctcttgtcacacttgctttgctttactcgatgacatcTCAAAGTCATGCGTTGCCACACAggggtttttcatttttgtattgtaaGCCCCATTTGGTGATTGTTAAATGTCAGTACAGTTACTGATTTGGCTTATTTTTATCCAAGGCCACttattggttacatttgttttggttctccaattggagcacagtgCAGGTTAACCCTTAACCCAtagttggttcccagtgcaatttgccagcacagcGTAACTGATCAGTCCATGCCGtccattcattgagcagccagcttatgaccactggcgccccctagcgaatcagcactgctgtctctgggattgagccactgcactagactggcctgaAAGTGTCAGCGTCAGCCTCTGTGTGCAGACACTTTAAGggcagttggcttggtgatttactgaatttcatcaatggcatcagttgaACCTTCTAAATATCATAAGAGATTGTTGCCATagattttttatagtttttacagttcaatggcagtgtgtaaaatgatctgtgttgcagtaattgtgatgctctttgcatgaaaaaaaaatgtgttccattaaaatttcactttttcttggtggcgtttccttaaaaagtgcagcaaaaaaggatttggcatccaggggtgcattaaccccgcaagtatgtggcagtttaattATAAATGACATATTATAGCTCATGCTCACTCAGTGTCACGAGGAGCCATGCAAAGGGTGGCACTTCAGCATCACACTAATTCAGAtgaagtggaacagtgtgaggtatttatatggtggctggagtgccaattctgccaacaacccccaggtttttccctgcaggttgtaAGGccaacgtcatacccaggacggagcaattgcaggttaagggccaaaTGGAGCATAGTCACTTTTGccgtttacgggattcaaaccgggatagatctatctatctatctatctatctatctatctatctatctatctatctatctatctatctatctatctatctatctatctatctatctatctatctatctatctatctattatatagtgctttttctatctatctatctatctatctatctatctatctatctatctatctatctatctattatatagtgctttttctatctatctatctatctatctatctatctatctatctatctatctatctatctatctatctattatatagtgctttttctatctatctatctatctatctatctatctatctatctatctatctatctatctatctatctatcatatagtgcctttcacatctatctatctatctatctctctgtccgTTTGCCTCTTGATTGGTGTGGTCTGGGGTGGGCGTGTCTGTGTTTTTCGTCGTCGACGGCGGTGCGTGTTGTGagtatctctctctttctttttgtttgtttgttttagttttacgaatactttttcagttttaaagagGACGCGATAGCGGCTTTGCCGCTATGGCGGCGTCTAAAGTGGTACGAGATGGCTTATCTCCAGATAgtttttcaggtctttccagaaGGCACGCCGTAAGGTTGCTTGTTGATCCGGCGGTCTCGGTGGAGGCCTGCGTTATGGAGGTCAGTAGGGTGGTGGGGTGTAAGAATGTGCGGTCAGCCTCCGTATGAATAAAGCTGTAGTAATTTTGTGGACGATGAAGCGCTGGTGCCCCGACTGGTCGAGCAGGGTGTTGTGCTTAATGGCGCGTTGATCTCCGTGTTGCCGCTGTCGACTCCTGCTCGTAAGGTTATCATTTCCAATGTACCTCCTTTCTTGAGTAATGAAATCTTGCAGCGAACTGCGCAGATATGGTGAAGTGATGTCTGCCATTACTATGATTCCACTGGGCTGCAGAtcccctgatttaaagcatgtcgtgtctttTCGGCGACagctttatatgattttaaaaaacgCAAATGATGAACTTAACGTGGCCTTAAAGTTCCGAGTGGAGGGTGTGGATTACGTGGTGTTTGTGAGTTCagaatcaatgaaatgtttcagttGTGGTAGAGCAGGCCATAAAGCGATTGACTGCAAAAGAGagaatgtttatttaagtgaTGAAGAAAGTAGAGAGAGTGAGCCAGAgtctgaaggaggaggaggaggagtttgaAGAAGGTGAGCTGACTGATAGTGTGAGTGAATTAGATGAGAAGGAAACCGAGGAGCAACTGGAGCCTGCTGACAAAGGTGATGCTGCAATAGACACTAAAAAAGAgcaagacaaaaataacaaaggtGTGCTGGCTGAGGCTGGTGATACACCTGTAGATGAGCCCAGTGTCCCAGGTGAAGGAGCCTCCGTCCTTATAGAAGGGCGCACAGCTGAGACTGAGGAGGCCCTCGCTGGTCAGGCTGCAGAAGTCTGCAGTAATGAGAATGTCACCCTGCTTCAGGATGAAGGGGGCTGTAATGATACAGCAAGAGATGATCCGTCTCCAAGTGGTGCAACACTGCCCACTAATAATGAGACAAATGTAGTCATGCCTAATGTAGTTACTACTGAGGGCAATCTTGAGTTGGACCTGGGCactgaacaaaatgcaagcagcagcagcagtaggaaGGAAGTCAAAGGTGTAA
Above is a window of Polypterus senegalus isolate Bchr_013 chromosome 2, ASM1683550v1, whole genome shotgun sequence DNA encoding:
- the LOC120524158 gene encoding olfactory receptor 13G1-like, translating into MSNASVLVSEFVLHCAIEKDKMTFTIVALVLIYLVTLFGNLMVITVVIINPHLHNPMFVYIGTLAVIDVVNSTNLIPRMLAVLAFNATSVPYGPCLLQLSMVYYLSLAESFLLSVMACDRYVAVVYPLQYPSIVTNKMVCFSILLVNILAAAVLTPYLVFARELSFCRTNILPYCFCDFVTMIHISCTEDPRHLTLLSSTTIVTGFGGLGLCILSYGRIIVAALKINSADGKRKAFSTSLTHLLVVSLFYLPLIISYTLPGFGVQLSAEAYNVLVIIAIMVPPMMNPIIYSFRNKEIKGSIYRLYTGKRTNPVSQ